The Nocardiopsis composta genome includes the window CGGGGGCGCCGGTGACGCCCATCAGGCCGCTCTCGGCCTGCACGATCACGTCGAAGCCGGGGCGCCCGGCCGGGGCGTGCTCCGGGCCGAAGCCGCTGATGGAGCAGTAGACCAGGGCCGGGTTGCGCTCGCGCAGCGCGTCGAAGCCCAGGCCGAGCCGCTCGGCGACGCCCGGCCGGAAGTTCTGGATGACCACGTCGGAGCGGGCGCACAGCTCCTGCACGGCGGCCCGGCCCTCGGGGTCCTTCACGTCCACGGCGAGGCTGCGCTTGCCGCGGTTGACGGCCAGGTAGTAGGCGGCCTCGCCGCCGGAGTGCGGCGGGCCCCAGGCGCGGGTGTCGTCGCCGCGCCCGGGGTGCTCGACCTTGACCACCTCGGCGCCCATGTCGGCGAGGAGCATGGTGGCGTAGGGCCCGGCCAGCACCCGGGACAGGTCGGCGACGCGGACCCCGGCGAGCGGTCCGCCCGCGGGGGAGGGGGGCGCGGGTTCCGCGCCGGCGGTGGACGGGGTTTCGGTCATGGCGGCGTGCACTGCTCCCTACTCGGCGCCGCGGCCGCCGTCGCGGTCGCCGCGCTCGTCTCGGAGTTGGTGGTAGGTCTCCAGGCAGCGGCGGAGCGCGGTGGTGAGCGCGGCGCCGGACTGCCCGGCGTACCTGGTCCTGACCCGCTCGGCGATCTCGGGGAGGTCCTCGACGACGGAGAGCCCTTCGACCAGGGCGCGGAAGAACTCCTTGGCCAGGTCGGTGAGGAGGGTGGTGTCGGCCGCGACGATCACCCCGTCGGACAGGCGCACGGCGAGCACCACGCCGAGGCGCTCGTACTGGGAGTGGCTCGCGACCGCGTCGGGCAGCCGGGCGTAGCCCGAGACCAGGACGACATCGGGGTCGCCGAGCAGGCTCCGGATGTCAACGTGTCCGTACACGCGGATGACCCTTCCGTTTTCAGGCAGCCGAAGAACTCCGTCGACTGGAGTCTCGCGCCTGGCAGGGCGACCCGGGAAGAGCGGGGCGCCCTCAGCGGGAGGGCAGACGACCCAAGTATCCCCGAACCAGGTGGTCGGTTGTCAACGCCGCCCCGGACCCCCGCGAGGATCCCGGCGCCGTCGCCGCCTCAGGACCGTTCGAGGCGGCGACGGCGCCGGGAGCGCCGCGGGCCGAGGAGCGGCCATGGACACCTCGTCTCGCTGGATGAGACAAAGGCCGGGGTGGAGCCGGCCTGTGAGGCAGTGCACAGGCGGCGCTGGAATCCCAGCTGGCGAGGGGTTTCCCGAGGAGGGCGGGGGAGCGGGCGGCCGCTGCGCGGCAGGGTCCTCCTTGCGCCGAACCGGACACCGTGAGCTATAGTCCCGCACAGGTCATGAGCGCCAGCGACAAGCCCCGGCTAGCTGGCCGGCAACCCTCCTTCCGCGGTGGGGTGCCCCGGGTGAGGACCAGGTCGAGACACGACCGCTTTTCCGTAACCGTGTCAGGCAAGCGCGGACCCCCGCGGGTTCGAGTCGGACGCACCCCTGTGCCCGCCGAGGCCACCAGGGGGCGCCTTCTCCCGGGGTCCCGATGACCTCATGAGGAGAACCGATGGCCACCGCAACCGCCCCCGCCGCCCGCTCCGCCGAGCCCCGCACCGCCCCGCCCGCCGTGGTGGGCGCCGGAGCGCTCATCCCGCTGGCCGACGGGACCCGCACCGATTACGCCAACTTCGACTACGCGGCCAGCGCCCCGTGTCTGGAGGCGGTCCGCGGCGCCCTCGACGAGGCCCTGCCGCTCTACGCCAGCGTGCACCGCGGCGCCGGGTACCTCTCCCAGGTCAGCACCGCCGCCTACGAGCGCGCGCGGCGCGCCGTCGCCCGCTTCACCGGGGTCCGCGACGACGACGCCGTGGTGTTCGTGCGCGGCACCACCGACGCCCTCAACCTGCTCGCCCGGGCGCTGCCCGAAGGCTGCACCGTGGTCGTCTCCTCCGCGGAGCACCACGCCAACCTGCTGCCCTGGCAGCACGCGGGCAGCCGCGCGGCGCGGGTGGTCCGGCTGCCGCTGCCGGCCTCGCCGCGGCAGGCGGTGGAGGACGCCCGCGCCGCGCTGCGCGCGGCCCCGGACGGCCCGAAGCTGCTCTGCGTGACCGCTGCCTCCAACGTCACCGGGGAGATCTGGCCGGTGCGCGACCTGGTCGAGGCGGCGCACGCCGAAGGGGCCCGGGTCGCGGTGGACGCCGCGCAGTACGTCCCGCACCGCCGCTTCGACCTGGCCGACTCCGGCGCCGACTACGTGGCCTACTCCGGGCACAAGCTGTACGCGCCGTTCGGTGCGGGCGTGCTCGCCGGGCGCACCGACTGGCTTCGCGACGCCGCGCCCTACCTGGCCGGCGGCGGCGCCACCGGCAACGTCACCGAGGACGACGTGCGCTGGAACGACCTGCCGGCGCGGCACGAGGCCGGCAGCCCCAACGTGCTCGGCGCGGTCGCCCTGGCCGCCGCCTGCGACGCCCTCACCGAGGCCGGCCAGGAGGCGCTGCACGAGCGGGAGGAGCTGCTGCTGCGCCGGCTGCGCGCCGGGCTCGCGGCCATCCCCGGCGTGCACGACCTGTCGCTGTGGGAGCCGGACCACCCGCGGGTCGGCATCGTCTCCTTCGTGGTCGACGGGGTCCCCGCGGGGCTGCTGGCCGCGGCGCTCTCCGCGGAGCACGGCATCGGCGTCCGGGACGGCCTGTTCTGCGCCCACCTGCTGACCCGGCGGCTGCTCCCGGCCGGCCACGACCAGGCGGTCCGGGCCAGCCTGGGCCTGGGCACCACCGAGGAGCACGTGGACCGGCTGCTCTCCGCGGTCGCCCGGATCGCCGAGCACGGCCCGGCCCTGGAGTACCGGGACGACGCCGGCCGCCTGGTGCCGGCCGAGTAGGCCCGGCCCTCCGGCCGGACCGTCGACGGGCGGGGCGGGCGCGGGGACCGCTCCGCGGCCCGTCCGCCACCGCCCGCCCCTGCCGAGCCCCGGTCCTGCGCGGCCTTTCCCGCCGGCCCCGGCCCCGCGCCCACCCGTGTCGAGCCCCGGCCTGTTGCTTTTGCCCGGCCCGCCGGCCTCGAGGCCGAGCGTCGGGGTGTGCGTTCATGGCGGGGAAAGGCGACGATCCTGGGTTCAACGGGATGGGCGGTGCCGCGGGCGGGGGTGCGGCTGGAACCCCCGTCTTGATCATCATCGAATCGGCGACTCAGGACACTGGAGGACAGCGGCTCGGCCGGCGAGCGGAGCGGTGGGCATCGGTGCCCCGCCGCCTCCGCAGGGCCTTCCCGGGCGCGCCGCCCTGCGCTGCGGCCCCGTGGTTCTCCGCGGGGCCGCTCCCGTGCGAGGCGGCGGCAGGTGCGGAGCGGGCCCGTCCTCCGCCCGCTGATTCCGCCGGAGGCGCCCGGCTCGGGCGGGCATGCGGTCCCGGAGGCGCGGTCAGGACCGTCCCGAAGAAGTCCCGACCAACGTCACGAACGGGCGAAAAACTGGAAATAGAGTGACAAAGAGGTCGAATTCTCGCGAATTCTCCGATGGCGGCGCTGACCGCGATTAATGGCGCATGCGGGGAGTGCCGCGGCCCGCCGGAGGCGGCGGAACACGGCGTCGCGAAGGGCGGCGGCCGCGCGCCGCGGGAGCCGCGGACATCCGCCGGAGAAGAGTGTTCATGCAGGTCAAAGCCGATTAGTGTGAGGCCGGCCAGGGGGTGTCAAGGGTGGGTCAAATAGCGGCCCCTTCCACGCCGCCGGAAAACCCGCGTTTATTAGCGGTGAATTTATCCCCGGGTGAATGATGTAGCTCACACCAGGTAACATCGGTCGGCAACGGACCCCGGGAGCGCGATCGTGACTGATGAGTGGCCGGTACCGCACCTCGTCGAAGACCCGATGGCCGTCGGCGTCCCCCGCCCGCGCGTCGTCGGCCTCGACGGCAGGCCGGTGGACGGGGCCGCCGGTGCGGTGCGGCCCAGACCCGCCACCGACCCGGCCGACCGCGCCCGCCTGGCCTTCGCCGCCCGCGCGGCCCACTACCTCGCCGCCGACATCGGGATCCGCCAGTTCGTCGACTTCTCCTCCGGCCTGCCCACCTGCGACACCCTGCTCGGCGTGCTGGGGGAGCGCTCCCCGGCGGTGCGCACCGCCTACGTCGAGGCCTCCTGCGGGATCGCCCTGCACTCCGGGGCCTCCCCGCACCGGGCGGCGGCCCCGGTGCTCTCGCTGCGCGGCCGGACAGCGGAGGCGGCCGCCGCCGAGCTGGCCTCCTGCGGCCTCGTCGACTTCGCCGAGCCCGTCGCCGTCCTGCTGCTGGACACCGCGCCGCAGCACCGCGACCCCGGGGCCGTCGAGGCGCTGCTGCGCGCCCTGCACCGCGAGATGGCGCCGGGCGGCCACGTGATCGCCTCGTTCGGCCCGCACGCCGCCGGGCCGGGCGCCGCCCGGCTGCTCGCCCCGTTCACCCCGCTGGATCCGGGCACCGCCGACATCAGCCGGTGGCCCTACCCGGACGACGCGGTCGCCGCCGAGGGCATCGGCATCGCGGGCGGGCTCGCCCGGCGGGACCCGGATCCCACCGGGGGCGGGGCGTGACGGGCACCTCCCCGGACTGGCCCGGGCAGGTCGTCGACCAGCTGGAGTTCCACTGGGAGCACTCCCTCTGGCCCCGGCTGCAGGGCATGGAGGACGACGAGTTCTTCTGGGAGCCGGTCGAGGGCTGCTGGTCGGTCCGCCCCGGCCCGGACGGCGCCTTCGCCGCGGACTGGGCGGTGCCGGCCCCGCAGCCCCCGCCGGTCACCACCATCGCCTGGCGGCTGGGGCACATGGTCGTCGCCGTCCTGGAGCTCCGCCTCGACCGGCACTTCGGCCCGCGGGAGATGGACCTCGCGGACACCCGCTGGCCCGGCTCCGCCGACGAGGCACGGGACCGCCTGCACGCCGCCTGCCGGCGCTGGTGCGCAGAGCTGCGGGCCCTCGCCCCCGAGGCCTTCGCCGCCCCGGTCGGCGACGCCGAACCCCCGCAGTGGTCCGCCGAGCCCTTCGCCACCCTCGCCCTGCACGTCAACCGTGAGCTCATCCACCACGGCGCGGAGGTCGCCCTGCTGCGCGACCTCTACCGCTCCCACCCGGCGCACATCCGCGACGCGCTCTAATGGCCGGCCCCGGGGGATCATGATTCCTGCTGCTGATCCTCGCTCGGACCCGTGGCGGCAGTGCTTGGGAGGCGGCAGGAGGTCTTACGGACACGCCCACAAAAAAGCATCGACTTTAGCGTTGTTCTGCATGCATAATGCAGATATGGGTGTTGTGATCACGGTCAGAGATGTTCCGGAGCAGGTGCGCGAGGCCCTGGCTGATGAGGCCCGGCGCCAAGGGAAGTCCTTGCAGGCGTTCCTCCTCGGTGTACTGGAGCAGCAGGCACGGTTCAGCGGCAATCGCCAGATTCTGGCGGAGATCGAGCGGGAACTCGCGGCGGGCGGCGGGGCCGGCCCCGATGCCCCCGATGCAGCCGACCTGATCAGGGCGGCGCGTCCAGGAGAAAACGGTGCGGTCGGCGGCAGTGTGGGTGAGGGAGGAGCTGCGTGATCGTCACGGACGCTTCCGCGCTCGCGAACATGCTCATCTACCGCGAAGGGCGGGGGCGCAAGGCGCGTGCTGCGCTCGGGAGAGACGTCCACTGGGCCGCGCCGGAGCATTGGAAGGCCGAGGTGTTCTCCGCGATACGCGGGCTCTACCTGGGGCGGAAGACGGACGAGTCGACGGCTCGCCAAGCGGTGGAACGCATCCCCCGCCTGGGGGTCGAAACAGTGCCGCTGGAAGCCCTCCTCCCACGTATGTGGCGGTTGAGGTCGTCGGTCAGCGCCTATGACGCGGCCTATGTCGCACTGGCCGAGAGCCGTGCGGCAGAGCTCGTCACGGCCGATGCCCGGTTGGCCCGGGTGGCGGTCTCGTACTGCCGCGTGGACTTAGTCGGCTGATTCCCGGGCGGGCGGCGGCCGGATCGCCGCCGCCCGCCCGGACCGGAGTATCAGACCGGCAGGGCCCCGCGCCGCGCCCAAGCGCGCTGGTACGCCTCGGTCAGCCAGGCGTCGGCCCAGGCGCGGTCGGGCTCCTCGGGGAGCGGGGAGGTCTCCAGCAGCCGGGTGAGCCGCTCCTCCTGCCCGGCCGCCGCGTCCAGCGCCTCCTGCATGGTGTGCTCGCCGCGGCGCAGCTCGCGCAGCCACTCGGCCCACGGCTCGGGCATCGGCAGGGTGACCCGGCCGCTCTCCAGCAGCTCGGCGCCCTGCACCCCCAGCCGCACCATGTGGTAGGCGAACTTCACGTCGAACCCGTACAGCTCGATCAGCTCGGGGCGGTTGGTGTGCCGGCCGCCGCGCCGGCCCAGCATGCTGTCCCGCTGGGCGCGCAGGTAGCCGAGGAAGCGCCGGCCGGCGTTGCGGGAGAGGATCCGCCCCGCCGAGGCGCGCAGCTCGCGGCCGAGCGGCTCCTCCCGGACGATCTCCTCCTCCGGGACGAACAGCGGCAGCAGCACGGTCGGGTTGCCGTCCAGCGCCAGCCGCATCCACTTGCGCAGCGAGTACACGGTCAGGTCGAGGTCGCCCGGACCGGATCGCACGCCCTCGGGCCGGGTGCGGAAGATGTACTGCTCGAAGCGGCGGAGCCCGATCACGTACTCCGGCGGCTCGACGCAGATCCCCATCTCGTCCCGGTCGTCCTGGTCCTTCACGGTGATCCCGTGCACGCCCGAGCCCACCTGGCACTGGAGGATCGTGCCCTGCTCGGCGATCGCGGCGAACTCCGGAGTGGAGTGGTCCATCGTCTCTCTCCCGTTTGCCCGCTCAGGGGCCGGTGTCCGTGGTGCGGCGCCCCGCACCGGGGACTTCCCGGGGAGGGAAGTCGATCAACGTATCACGCACGGCGCGCCGCGGCCGACCGGTTTTCCGGTGCCGGGCCGGCGCCGGGGTTCCCCCGCGCCGCCGGCCGGTCCGCGCCCCGCATCGCCCGGCGGCATCTCGGCGGAGGGGAAGGGGACGGCCCCTCCGGGCGCGGCGGTTCGCAAGACCGGGCGGGGCGGTACCGGTCTGCCCGCCGGGCCCGGGGCGCGAACGCGGAACCTCCCGGTGCATTCGCGGTTCACCGCAGTTCCGGAACGGGGGTGCCCCGGTGCTCCGACGCGGCCGCGGGGCCGGGCCGCTCAGACCACGTGCAGCGGATCGACCCGGATCTGGGCCAGGTTGTCGTCCTTGCGGGCGCTGCGCCCCGCGGCCGCCGCCTTCAGCGCGGCGGTCAGCGCGTAGGCGTCGCGGTGCGGGACGCGCAGCAGGGCCCGCTCCACCGGG containing:
- a CDS encoding DUF3870 domain-containing protein; translated protein: MYGHVDIRSLLGDPDVVLVSGYARLPDAVASHSQYERLGVVLAVRLSDGVIVAADTTLLTDLAKEFFRALVEGLSVVEDLPEIAERVRTRYAGQSGAALTTALRRCLETYHQLRDERGDRDGGRGAE
- a CDS encoding aminotransferase class V-fold PLP-dependent enzyme, producing MATATAPAARSAEPRTAPPAVVGAGALIPLADGTRTDYANFDYAASAPCLEAVRGALDEALPLYASVHRGAGYLSQVSTAAYERARRAVARFTGVRDDDAVVFVRGTTDALNLLARALPEGCTVVVSSAEHHANLLPWQHAGSRAARVVRLPLPASPRQAVEDARAALRAAPDGPKLLCVTAASNVTGEIWPVRDLVEAAHAEGARVAVDAAQYVPHRRFDLADSGADYVAYSGHKLYAPFGAGVLAGRTDWLRDAAPYLAGGGATGNVTEDDVRWNDLPARHEAGSPNVLGAVALAAACDALTEAGQEALHEREELLLRRLRAGLAAIPGVHDLSLWEPDHPRVGIVSFVVDGVPAGLLAAALSAEHGIGVRDGLFCAHLLTRRLLPAGHDQAVRASLGLGTTEEHVDRLLSAVARIAEHGPALEYRDDAGRLVPAE
- a CDS encoding SAM-dependent methyltransferase, producing the protein MTDEWPVPHLVEDPMAVGVPRPRVVGLDGRPVDGAAGAVRPRPATDPADRARLAFAARAAHYLAADIGIRQFVDFSSGLPTCDTLLGVLGERSPAVRTAYVEASCGIALHSGASPHRAAAPVLSLRGRTAEAAAAELASCGLVDFAEPVAVLLLDTAPQHRDPGAVEALLRALHREMAPGGHVIASFGPHAAGPGAARLLAPFTPLDPGTADISRWPYPDDAVAAEGIGIAGGLARRDPDPTGGGA
- a CDS encoding DinB family protein is translated as MTGTSPDWPGQVVDQLEFHWEHSLWPRLQGMEDDEFFWEPVEGCWSVRPGPDGAFAADWAVPAPQPPPVTTIAWRLGHMVVAVLELRLDRHFGPREMDLADTRWPGSADEARDRLHAACRRWCAELRALAPEAFAAPVGDAEPPQWSAEPFATLALHVNRELIHHGAEVALLRDLYRSHPAHIRDAL
- a CDS encoding FitA-like ribbon-helix-helix domain-containing protein, with amino-acid sequence MGVVITVRDVPEQVREALADEARRQGKSLQAFLLGVLEQQARFSGNRQILAEIERELAAGGGAGPDAPDAADLIRAARPGENGAVGGSVGEGGAA
- a CDS encoding type II toxin-antitoxin system VapC family toxin — encoded protein: MIVTDASALANMLIYREGRGRKARAALGRDVHWAAPEHWKAEVFSAIRGLYLGRKTDESTARQAVERIPRLGVETVPLEALLPRMWRLRSSVSAYDAAYVALAESRAAELVTADARLARVAVSYCRVDLVG
- a CDS encoding nucleotidyltransferase domain-containing protein, which encodes MDHSTPEFAAIAEQGTILQCQVGSGVHGITVKDQDDRDEMGICVEPPEYVIGLRRFEQYIFRTRPEGVRSGPGDLDLTVYSLRKWMRLALDGNPTVLLPLFVPEEEIVREEPLGRELRASAGRILSRNAGRRFLGYLRAQRDSMLGRRGGRHTNRPELIELYGFDVKFAYHMVRLGVQGAELLESGRVTLPMPEPWAEWLRELRRGEHTMQEALDAAAGQEERLTRLLETSPLPEEPDRAWADAWLTEAYQRAWARRGALPV